The following nucleotide sequence is from Zingiber officinale cultivar Zhangliang chromosome 10A, Zo_v1.1, whole genome shotgun sequence.
aaACCCTAAAAAAGTGCTAGcgcactctaaggtttcttctccacctaattgttcgtgtggatacacatagaggggtgttcacttgacacccttgagatccggcatcttcttggacgagcgggataagcgaagggcttcacatcaaaggtACAAACTCCTAAACATgaagatctaaagtagatctaggattagaaaacacgtacatgaaaaatttaatattcgcacagatccggtggcatgagatttcggggtttccacaacgcaaaaagcgatttttgtggcccgaaagacccaacaaaAGCTTCTCGATTTCCGCCCGGATTATGACAttttgctccgcgctgaagtccctctttctctacTTCACTagacgagcgtccggccggacatgtAGCTCAGGCTGCGCGATGCTGGGCGAAATATCTGGCAGCTCATGAGTTGACCATGCGAAGACGTCGTGATTTCGTTGGAGACATCGGATCAGCTCCCTCTTCTAGCCATCCTCCAGGTCAAACACTATGAATGTTTTGGCTTCCGGTCGGCCGGgatggatctgcacctcctccttttcctcataaaccaAAGTAGtgggcttttcagttatagcgtttacctcaaGGCGCGgtgctttccgagcggactttgctttggctcggaccatctccacatagcatcgccGGGCCGCCAGCTGATCTCCTCGGACTTCTCCCATTCGATCTTCCACGGGGAATTTGATTTTTTGGTAAAAGGTTAAGATGACCGCCCAGAACTCATTGAGGGTCGTTCGTCCCAATATTACATTATAGGCAGAGGGgcatcgaccacgatgaagttagtGGTCTGCGTCCTCCGAagcggctcttctcctagcgagATAGCCAACCTAGTCTGCCCAATCGGAAGGACTTCATTGCTAGTGAACCTATATAACAGGGTCTGTTGGtggctactcgaaaaacctagaggttccactgtacaaaaattttgtacaaaggtctgaaccttttcctagctaccatgtgttcttttaaattaaattttggatcgcctgcggaacttaacacgtttgatccaaaacttaatctattcgttcttttaggttttgacttgggtctcctgcggaacttaacacgttcgacccaaatcaccttaagttattaattccattaaatattaatttccataattggttcccagtactgacgtggcgaggcacatggccttcttggatatgggagcaaccaccaccgactagacaaaaccttttatggaaagctaatatttaatttcctaaaataactttaggttaaccgaaaagaataatcaaatcacaagggaaagaaaaacaaaagaacactatatcgaaaacaaattcgaaactctagaatcgtatgcctcttgtatttagtattatttccaaaaataactagtatgatgcggaaacaaaaattactagttataccttttagaaagacctcttgatcttctaccgtattcctcttcaaacctcggacgttgtgtgggcaacgatcttccgagatgagaaccaccaagcaccttcttcttccttacaagtttcggccatcaaaacttctcctaggatgaagaggttcggccaccaccaccatgctccaagggatgctagaaaagaggcttcttttctctccttcttctccttcttagatccggccaccaaagctatctccaccatgagaaggtttcggccacacaaaggagaggagaggaaagaaagggccggccacacccaaggagaaaagagaggaaaagtcGTTCACATTgtagcctcctctaccccctcttttataatccttggtcttggcaaataaggaaaatttaataaaaacttccttaattcttttgccattgaaaaggaaaatttatttaattaaaataattttctcttttcaaattataatggccggccactcttctccccaaaacaaggagagttttaattaaaacttcctaatttatttctagaaatttataaaaatttctccaataattttaatcccttcatgattggttaataaaagaaattttataaattaaaatctttcttttaaacatgtggataattttcaaaaaggaaagttatctctaaaaattaaaatctcctttcaatctacaaataaggaaagatattaaatcttttcttaatcttttgtagaaactaataaaagagaatttttaatttttaaactttcttttaaatcatgaatataattaaaaggaaagtttttaccaaaattaaaatcaaccttttaatctacaaataaggaaagagattttaactcttctcttaatcttttgtagaatcttataaaaggaatgattaaaatttttaaactctcttttaaattatattatccacataagaaaaattttaaaattaaaattcctttttattttaatagggacggccacatgaattcacccatgaacatacccatggccgaccctagcttggtctccaagctagcttggccggcccctataggatgggtaagaaggtgggtataagtgggtataatactctataattaagaggctacgatagggaccgagaggaggaattggttttggtctcccgataaaattaagcatcccgtgctcgccccgaacacacaacttaattttatcaataataattcattccactagagaactattattgaactaccgcaccaatcccaaattacattttgggctccttcttattatgagtgtgttagtctccctgtatttaagataacaaatgtccactaattaagtaagttactgacaactcacttaattaatatctagctccaagagtagtaccactcaacttcatcgtcatgtcgaactaagtccacctgcagggtttaacatgacaatccttatgagctcctcttggggacattctcaacctagattactaggacacagtttccttctataatcaacaacacacactataagtgatatcatttcccaacttatcgagcttattgattcatcgaactaaatctcatccattgataaattaaagaaataaatatcaaatatatgtgcttgttattatattaggattaagagcacacacttccataataaccgaggtctttgtttctttataaagtcagtataaaagaaacgacctcaaatggtcctactcaatacactctaagtgtactagtgtaattatatagttaagataaactaacacctaattacactacgaccttccaatggtttgttcctttccatcatggtcgtgagccactgtttataatttataaggaaccgataacatgatcttctgtgtgtgacaccacacaccatgttatctacaatataaattaattgaccaactacatttatcataaatgtagacatttgaccaatgtgattcttatttctagataaatgttcataccaaaagctaggcttttagtatacactctaacagggtcATCATTGGCAATAGCTCGGCTCAGTCAATTTGAAGctggtcaaacgccttcttgaaaataatgttgaccgagctgcctgtattaataaatatgcggtgaatagtgtagttagctattaccgctcggatgatgagggcgtcatcttggggtacttcaactccctcaaggcCCTTGAGACCAAAGCTAATCTCGGGTCCGGATGCCCGTTCTTGACTGCAACCAACCGCATGGATCCTGAGTTGCCGGGCGTGTGACTTTCTAGCCCGATTCGAGTCACCGCCCGTCGGTCCACcgacgatgatgttgatctcaccCCGAGTtgcattgcttctattttcctcctcccgagcggatggtctagCTCGCTCCTGTGAGGCTCGGGGGTTGGCCCTTGGCTAGTGATGATGCTGCTGATGGTGATGCTGCTCGTGTGAATGCCTGGTCATTCATCGTTCGGTGTTCTGATGATGAGCCTGCCTGTCTAGTGAAGGTGATTGGCAGCGATAGTTCCTTGGCTCAGGTTGGCTGATCGGGGGGAGACTCCGGCAGTCTCGAGTGTTGTGAGTGGCTGATTGATGGATTCTGCAAAACATGGAcatccataccttgcctttttgCCTAGATCGTTCGGCCGCAATGTGCTGAACGGCGGGGGACCTGGAGTCTTGATGTGGCCTCAACCCCTCGGCACGTGGTCCTCTTGGCGGTTGTTGGCTGTTGTGTGGTCTCCGCTCGGTTGGGACCGAAGTCTCGCCTAGTGCTTCCTTTTTTCGGGCcgcctgcgcttcctccacgtcaATATACTCATTTGCttttttcagcatgtggtcgtagtcacggggcggcttcctgatgagcgagcgaaagaagtccccgtcgactaagccttgtgtgaaagcatgcatcattgtctcggacgagaccgcggggatgtccatagctgcttagttgaagcgttggatgtaggctcggagagtttctcttggcccttgcttcatggaaaagagGCTGACGCTGGTTTTCTGGTAACGTCGGCTGCTGGCAAAGTGATGAAGGAATATCGTTCGGAAGTCTCTAAAGCTCTGAATTGAtctgtccggcaacctccggaaccagcgtTGTGCTGAACCGGACAATGTAGTGAGGAACACTCTGCAtttgactccgtcggtgtattgatggagagtagcggcattatcgaacttaccgaggtggtcgtcCAGGTCGGTTGTACCGTTATACTCTCCGATCGATATGGGAGCTTAATGCTTTgggagagggtcttgtaagatcgccTCAGAGAATTGGCAATTGacccgctcgggggatgactcaGCCCGCGGTGCCTTCTCCTTCCTGGCGTCCCGCACGGGCACTTCATCGGatgatccctggttggctagggcTAGCTCCGACGGAGTCTGGAACAGTGCCCGATGAAACAGAATAGGGGCGGGCGGCGCATCTCCTGGTGTGCCGGTCTGCCCCTTGGTCTGTGCCCAAGTAGAGTATTgctccggtcggtcctccatcgccgctcggccaccagaaacCGAGGTGGCCTGCTGCACTATCCGCACGGCTTGGGCCTTCTGCTGTTGCTCGACCATCTTCGcagctcgcgcttggatgagtgcatcgagctcctcgggagagagcgtcaCTATGAGTTgccgtccaacttcttccatcttctcggctcggattcaggtgtgttcccacagacggcgccaatttgatcctgtccaagtGCTGAGTCGATGAACGCTGGAGACGTGACGCTCCCGGTGATGACTTATAGACCTTCGACTGTTGTGAACCTCCGGCGAGAACCTACaagcacaaaaccgagccgggaaggggttcccggcaacgaccctccgacgctcaagttaactCCGGCGGGAAGAGATCGAGGCAGAATGACAAGAATgaaaactgtagctacagtgatgtagaatgcatacctctgtcgaagcctgggggtccttatatagggctcccgtgGGGGATGCGTGCACGCATCCCAAAgtatgcacgctcctcaaagcatacctagaaTGGTCGTGTTAGAAAAGGATACTTGGCGCCATGCCGCAATCATCCGGgcatatctctgatgtgatagtggaaacttccaccgtacgattctttgTCCGGTCCAGCCGCCAACCATGCTATCTATCGGCGACACacgtctcgagaaggatatccttAGCTGCTCCCTTTGTCCCCTTCTGCGCCTTGTCCGTTTCAGGCCGCGGAAGAGCCGTTCGGCCCCGTAGGGCTCAGACCTGAAGGCATGCCGGACCGAGCGAGAATGCTTCCTTGGTTGAGCTGCAGTTCAGCCGAGCGGACATGCCGCTCGACTCGGCAATTTCTCTATACTTGGcagcttgtgagcgtcggaagcccGACTCGTTGTCGAGCTGTCTTCGCACCAGCCTTGGCGcaatcctggccgagcggccataAGACTTCTCCAGGCCGAGCGGTCATGAGACCTCTCTGATCGGCCGAACCCGTAGGTTGACCCCTCTGACCTTATCCTCCATGTGTCGTTGATCCTTGCCCATGCGGGTCCCTCTATGCTTACTGCCAGATCAATGTATTTATTTTCCATTTTACCCCTATCAGTttactgattttttttatcaGTCGAATCGATTTTGCTCTATGCCGAAACGTCAAAATTTTGAGTAAACCAATCgactaattttttaaattagttaaCTTGACTAATTTGATTTTTCTATCAAAATCAAATTTAGGTAAAATTGGTTGATGGATTAGACAGCCtcgaattgacatgaaactaCTTCCTTTGTGTTCagctacctctcctgattatattcatgttctcaaacattaatttgactcaatatattaagaacggtgattttttgaacacgaacgtgtttaaaaattttaattcatgttaaaaaaattattactttcaatatattaggtcaaattagtatttgagagcatgaatataatcaaaagaGCGAGATGAACGCATAAGAACTAGTTTTATATTAATCTGAGATCATTTGATCCATCAACTGATTTTACCCAAAATAGGCTGATAGACCAAATGACCTCAGATTGACATTAAATTAGTTCATATATGTTTGTTTACCtttcctaattatattcataccctTAAATGTCAAttttacccaatatattgagaataatgattttttaaatataaaaaaatttaattcatgttctaaaaatcattgctctcaatatgttaagtcaaattgatgtttgaggcatgaatataatcaagagaacaaacCGAATACATAATATTTAGTTTCATGGCAATCAAATGTCTGATCCATCAGCCATGTTTGGGCAAAATCAGTTGATGAACTAAATGATcttggattgacatgaaactagttcctatatgtTCATCTACCTCTTCTGATTATATCCAAGTTCTCAAATaccaatttgacttaatatattgagaataataattttttgaaaacgaattaaattttttaaacacatCTGTgttcaaaaaaataattattctttatatattgaatcaaattgacgtttgaggacatggatataatcaggagagttAGCTGAATATATAAAATTAGTTTCGTGTAAATCTGAGGTCGTCTGGTCTATCAACTGATTTTATCTAAAATTGACTttggtaaaaaataataataaattaatcgactgatttattcaaaattttaacgTTTTGGCGCAAAATAAAAATGATTCGACAAATCAAAATAACCATTCGACTGATaaagacaaaataaaaaatagatacgTGATTTAATATTTGGAAATTATTTTATATGATTTAGTAATTTTACTTAGTCCAGTGTACAAACTATTACTTTTTAAAGAAGGAATTGATTATCCTTCTTTAATTTCAAcacatgatttaaaatttttaatttaaaatttaatgagcctatctatttttttttttgtttgataatATAGATAGACTATTTTTTATGAGCTTCTAAACTGGTTTAACTTGTATGGGCATCTGTGGTTTCTAATTTCGATTACCTGCCGAATTAATTATATCTAActatttagtatatttttttatttatgttttagAGCTAATGGGGAGCCATCTGTTTCTTCCCATTCATTCCCTTCCCGCCGTGGCCATCATTCCCTTCCCGCCGTGGCCATCGTCGTCGCTAGTGGCAGTTGGCATGCTTTCTAACTGTTCACACTTTCCGGTGGCTATAAATAGCCCACCGGCTCCACCTCGCTTCGTCACCCATTCCCTTCCTCCGGCCCTCTCCGCCCACCGGTCGCTGGTATATATCGCCTCTGAGCTCGATCAGGAATGGCCGACGCCGACGGAGGGAAGAGAGTCTGCGGCATGCCGGAGAAGGTGCAGTTGCACGTTGCCATGTTCTTGCTGCAGTTCGGCTACGCCGGCTTCCACGTCATCTCCCGGACGGCGCTCAACATGGGCATCAGCAAACTCGTCTACTCAATCTACCGCAACATCATCGTTTTGATCCTCCTCTTCCCCTTCGCCTACTTCCTCGAGAAGTATCAGATTTATACAATTTGCTTCGATTTGTAGAGCATTTGATTGTTTAACGTACGTCGTTTCGTGGATTGATGCAGGAAGGAACGGCCGACGATGAAGTTCTCCTTCCTCGTGCAGTTCTTCCTTCTCGCTCTCTGCGGGTAATTTTAATTTCCCACGTTTGGGCGATTTGTTCGATCTTGAGTACACTGATCGATAGAATTGATGGAATCAGGATAACGGCGAGCCAGGGACTTTACTTGCTTGGCCTCGACCACACGTCGCCCACCTTCGCCTCCGCCATCCAGAACTCTGTTCCGGCCATCACCTTCGCCATGGCCGCCGCCCTCAGGTAATTCCACTAACCGATTCCCAGTTTGGTTACCATGCGTAAAGATTTGATCTTTTTTGTTTAAACAATGAATTAGAATCGAGAAGGTGCGGCTCGACCGGCGAGATGGAATCGCGAAGGTCGTCGGAACGCTGGTGTGCGTCGGCGGCGCCACCGTGATCACGCTCTACAAAGGGCCGTCCATATTTGTCCGCGCGTCTACGACGACGTTGAACTTTGCAGCGCCGGCGTTCATGGCGGAGGGGAAGAACTGGACGCTGGGCTGCGTCTACCTCATCGGCCACTGCCTATGCTTGTCGGGATGGCAGGCGCTCCAGAAGCCGGTGCTGAAGAAGTACCCCGCCAGGCTCTCCTCCACcttcttcaccttcttcttcggCCTCCTCCAGTTCCTCGTCATCGCCGCCTTCACGGAGCGCGACGCCGACGCCTGGGCCTTCCACTCCACCGGCGAGCTTTTCGCCATCTTCTACAGCGTAAGCCATCACCTAAACGAATAAACACAAAATAAACCCATCGATTCAACTAGATCTCAAGCATGGATAACGCGCAGGCAATCGTGATGTCCGGAATCGCCTTCTCCGTTCAAATATGGTGCATCGACAGGGCCGGCCCTGTGTTCGTGGCCGTGTACCAGCCAATTCAAACTCTGGTCGTCGCGATCATGGCTTTCATCGTTCTAGGCGAGAAATTCTACCTCGGCAGGTATTAATCTACTGCTTCCTAATTCTCTCCGCCAATTAGCAAGAAGAAAGAACACTACATTGCTCATCTTGTTCTTCTTCGTGCAGCATCATCGGAGCTGTCTTCATCGTCTTGGGACTGTACCTGGTGATGTGGGGGAAGAGTCAGGAGAGGATCTTTGCTACCGAGGAGGCCTCCATTGTCTCTTCCAGTTGCGTCCATGATGGCCTCAGGCCATCGGCTGCCTCGCTCAAAGCTTCTTCCAACCTTGCTCAGCCACTGTTGCCCTCGTCGACCTCCGAGAGTGCCTGATAGAATGCTTTCAGCAAGATTGTCTAGGTTTTCTAAGGTTGCCGGTGGAGAGATCTCATGAGAGATCTGTAACTGCTTGTTTAAACAAGATATTAAGTGTGCTCTTTGAGTTTAACTAGCTACTTTTAAGATTAATTACTATATCATCTCGACATGTTTACCTTAACCTTTACATTGCAAAGAGTTATAATTTTTGAGGGATTTAAAATTAGACTATGTCGAATTTCACGTATCTAGAATTTAAAgatctatatttattatttattattggaGAATCTCAAGTTTAGATCTACATTCTACCATTTAGACTCTCATTTGAGCATCcgagatttttttttactatttttattaatttatgttattttggtattcaagataattttgatatttatggattatacactaaaaaaaaaaatagctttaccGACGGGGCTACCGACGGATAAcaatttccgtcggtaaagtctgaaaattaccgacggaatattatcTTCCGTCAGTAATATCTACATTACCGATGGAATCAAAGATTCCGTCGGAAATGTTCCGACATTACCGACGGATattttaattccgtcggtaacctgtgtttttttttaaaaaaataatagccTTACCGTCGGAATCTAGATTCCGTCTATAAAGAAGAAGAAATACCCTAACCCggcccctttcctttctttccacgcGCGCGGCAGCCagctccttcctcttcctcctcctcctcctcgatcTCGCCGGTAAGCTCCCCTCATTTATTTCTTCCTTTCTTTGTGGCCGCCAGCGCCCTGCTGGCCTTTGTGCCGGCCGGCGCTGGCAGTTGCCTGCCGCCAGTGGCCTCCTGGCAGCTGTGCCGGCCGCCAGCGGCCTGGTGGCCGCTGTGTCAGACGTCGACGACCTCCTGGCCGCTGTGCCGGACGCTGGTATGTCGGAACTGCTATGCTGATGGGTGTGTCGGATATATGCTGTTGTGCTGGCCTGTGTCGGTCGTGTTTCTActtgttaattttttgataaattttgtgctaaattatttttattttataaacagatagcatttgctgctcttctTCGGTACACATTCACATCTTCAGGTATAATTTAGTTTAtggtattttatattatttatcatTGTTTAATTTACATATATGTTATGTTCGTATCTTAATCTATAACATAATAtcattcttttgtttgttttgtgtttgTACGTTAATCTAAGATAATTTCTAATTatcaatttattagttttaggtgaaaatgtctataaacaaagcttggatgtacaatcgattagaaaatggatttattatagatgattttattgctgaagttgaagaaTTTGTCAACtatgctaaaagtcatccagaatgtatgaatggtacAGAATTAAAGTgtccgtgcaatcataaaaaatttcaaaatagagCTTTCCGTAATGAagatactgtaaaaatgcatTTATGTAGGAAtgattttgtgccaaattactacaatttgtACTATCATGGAGAAccttatttgtatgaaccaattgggcCTTCCGGTGGTTTATCATCTGGCACAACTTTTACTGCACATGACTCATCAACTTATGATATtggaatgcaatcaatggttcacgatgcAATGAATGccgcagttgattattccaatataaacGAAACACCTgcacctgaatatcagcaactatatgaaatgttaaaggctagtgaaagagaagtataGGAAGACATTCCCTCAGGTCACTCGcaattatcagctactgcaaggttgttaaatatgaaagcagaacatcatttttctaaaagatgttatgatgacatatgtcaattaATGTGAGAGTTACTTCCTGCTgacaacataatgacagatagtttttacagtaccaagaaattggttagaggtttaggtttgccagtagagaagattgattgttgtgtaaacaactgcatgatattttggcatGAAGATAGCGAACtgagtgaatgcaaaatctgtactcaccctcgttataagaaTGTTACCCGCATactagggaagaagaagaaaaatattgcttggaaagtgatgtattattttcctttAACTGCTAGATTAcaacgtttgtatgcatctgGCGCTACAGCTTGTCACATGACGTGGCATCATGAACATAATCATGAAGGAGGTATTATGTGTCATTCTTGTGATTcttctgcatggaaacatcttgatattgTATTTCCCTTGTTTGTAATGGAACCACGTgatgtgagattgggactttccgctgatggatttcaaccatttggtcaatcGGGATAGTAATATTCAtcctggccagttatattaacaccatacAATTTACCAccctggatgtgcatgaaagatgaatttatgtttcttactgTGCTTATTCCTAGTCCAACTAATCCCAAAGAGAat
It contains:
- the LOC122027909 gene encoding protein WALLS ARE THIN 1-like, whose translation is MPEKVQLHVAMFLLQFGYAGFHVISRTALNMGISKLVYSIYRNIIVLILLFPFAYFLEKKERPTMKFSFLVQFFLLALCGITASQGLYLLGLDHTSPTFASAIQNSVPAITFAMAAALRIEKVRLDRRDGIAKVVGTLVCVGGATVITLYKGPSIFVRASTTTLNFAAPAFMAEGKNWTLGCVYLIGHCLCLSGWQALQKPVLKKYPARLSSTFFTFFFGLLQFLVIAAFTERDADAWAFHSTGELFAIFYSAIVMSGIAFSVQIWCIDRAGPVFVAVYQPIQTLVVAIMAFIVLGEKFYLGSIIGAVFIVLGLYLVMWGKSQERRS